The following are from one region of the Amylibacter sp. IMCC11727 genome:
- a CDS encoding Na+/H+ antiporter subunit E: protein MRTILSALTLFALWLLMSGIYKPLVVWLGLASAIIAVLVVRRMDIVDGHRLSIPLKPLKFITYLGWLMKEIAVSNIAVTKLILSQKMGLRQHLFRVPNTQRSELAATVYANSITLTPGTITVEIDSEAFWVHAASFDDATHDALADMDARVSAIETGRR from the coding sequence TTGCGCACGATCCTGTCAGCACTGACCCTTTTTGCGCTTTGGCTCTTAATGTCGGGCATATACAAACCTTTGGTGGTTTGGCTCGGGCTTGCCAGTGCAATCATCGCAGTCTTGGTGGTACGCCGCATGGACATCGTGGATGGTCACCGCCTGTCGATACCTCTCAAGCCATTGAAATTCATCACCTACTTAGGCTGGTTGATGAAAGAAATCGCCGTATCCAACATCGCCGTGACGAAATTGATCCTCTCACAGAAAATGGGCCTGCGGCAGCACTTATTTCGCGTTCCAAATACGCAACGATCCGAACTGGCTGCCACCGTGTATGCCAATTCCATCACTCTAACGCCTGGCACAATCACCGTCGAAATCGACAGCGAAGCATTCTGGGTTCACGCCGCATCCTTTGATGACGCTACCCATGATGCGCTTGCGGATATGGATGCACGTGTTTCAGCAATCGAAACGGGGCGCAGATAA
- a CDS encoding monovalent cation/H+ antiporter complex subunit F — translation MFLTAAIALFVSMALLLVRLYAGPIVYDRVLAANLFGTLTVLFIAVLGFLTGRPDFLDIALLYALINFVGTIAILKFFRYRALGDIPQIERGRK, via the coding sequence ATGTTTTTAACCGCTGCTATCGCCCTTTTTGTGTCCATGGCTTTGTTGCTTGTGCGTCTCTACGCAGGGCCAATCGTGTATGACCGCGTGTTGGCTGCCAATTTGTTTGGCACGCTCACAGTGCTGTTCATCGCGGTACTAGGGTTTCTCACAGGCCGCCCTGATTTCCTTGATATCGCGCTGCTCTATGCGCTGATCAACTTTGTCGGAACCATCGCAATCCTGAAATTCTTCCGCTACCGCGCCCTTGGGGACATTCCGCAGATCGAACGGGGGCGCAAATGA
- the mnhG gene encoding monovalent cation/H(+) antiporter subunit G — protein MTLFIEILSWACILGGSFFMLVSAIGILRFPDFWARVHAASVGESGGMILLVFGMCLQSGLTLITVKLIAIGIFLFITGPTATHAIANAALVTGWRPETGEGLTPEDGVPYADADTSIGQGE, from the coding sequence ATGACCCTGTTTATCGAAATTCTGTCTTGGGCCTGTATTCTGGGCGGAAGTTTTTTCATGCTGGTGTCAGCCATTGGCATCTTGCGGTTCCCTGATTTCTGGGCGCGGGTCCATGCGGCCTCTGTTGGGGAAAGCGGTGGCATGATCCTTTTGGTGTTCGGAATGTGCCTGCAATCGGGCCTCACGCTAATCACCGTGAAACTCATCGCCATTGGCATCTTTTTGTTCATCACGGGCCCAACCGCCACCCACGCCATTGCCAACGCGGCACTGGTCACGGGCTGGCGCCCTGAAACAGGCGAAGGGCTCACACCCGAAGACGGCGTTCCTTACGCGGATGCAGACACTTCCATAGGGCAGGGCGAATGA
- a CDS encoding DUF4040 domain-containing protein, which produces MTETLINVILFTMLVTTAFAILRMRRLFAVVMLSGVFSLLTAMLFVTLDAVDVAFTEAAVGAGISTVLMLGTIALTSRGTKAPTRSNTLPLLLVLLTGSVLVYGTLDMPTFGDPNAPAQTHLAPHYLNESITEIDVPNVVTSILASYRGFDTLGETAVVFAAGIGVLLILSGLRRRRQDEEEEES; this is translated from the coding sequence ATGACTGAAACCCTGATCAATGTCATTCTCTTCACGATGCTCGTGACAACCGCTTTTGCGATCCTGCGCATGCGCCGCTTGTTCGCCGTTGTTATGCTCTCTGGCGTCTTTTCTCTGCTAACGGCGATGCTATTCGTCACGCTTGATGCTGTTGATGTGGCCTTTACCGAAGCCGCCGTAGGCGCAGGCATTTCTACCGTCCTGATGCTCGGCACAATCGCGCTCACATCGCGCGGAACCAAGGCACCCACGCGCTCAAACACGTTGCCGCTGCTACTGGTTTTGCTCACGGGTTCTGTCCTCGTTTACGGCACGCTTGATATGCCGACGTTTGGCGATCCAAATGCCCCTGCGCAAACCCACCTTGCGCCGCATTACCTGAACGAAAGCATTACAGAAATCGACGTTCCGAATGTGGTCACTAGCATTCTGGCCAGCTATCGTGGCTTTGACACTCTTGGCGAAACCGCAGTGGTCTTTGCTGCTGGCATCGGGGTTCTTTTGATCCTGTCGGGCCTGCGCCGTCGTCGCCAAGACGAAGAGGAGGAGGAAAGCTAA
- a CDS encoding Na(+)/H(+) antiporter subunit B has product MQHHLILRVVTKLLVGTIILFAFYVQFHGDFSPGGGFQAGVIMAVAFILYGLVFGLEKVQEVFPPWLVHKLVALGVLVYAGTGVWNMVLGYEFLHYGSFDPHHMSHGQHTGIIWVEAGVGITVTGVMIAIYYAFAGRPPRLGDDDW; this is encoded by the coding sequence ATGCAACACCACCTCATCCTGCGCGTTGTAACCAAATTGCTGGTCGGGACCATTATCCTCTTTGCATTCTATGTGCAATTCCACGGGGATTTTTCTCCAGGTGGCGGGTTCCAAGCTGGCGTCATCATGGCTGTGGCCTTTATCCTTTATGGGCTCGTTTTCGGCCTTGAAAAAGTGCAAGAAGTCTTTCCCCCATGGCTCGTTCACAAACTGGTGGCGCTCGGTGTGTTGGTCTATGCAGGAACAGGGGTTTGGAACATGGTCTTGGGCTATGAATTCCTGCACTATGGCTCCTTTGATCCTCACCACATGTCCCACGGCCAGCACACAGGCATCATCTGGGTCGAAGCCGGGGTCGGCATCACCGTAACAGGGGTGATGATTGCCATTTATTATGCCTTTGCGGGCCGTCCGCCGCGTCTTGGCGATGATGATTGGTAG
- a CDS encoding cation:proton antiporter subunit C, with protein MNTELFTLEFVLGHVNYWLFIVLMMTGFYIVVSRGNYVKKIVGLNIFQVAVFMLYISIGKVSGGTAPIFPTNSQGKIKVDPEIVYSNPLPHVLILTAIVVGVATTSLGLALIVRIREEYDTIEEDDILDIEAAMATAENEEHGSAMGGRA; from the coding sequence ATGAATACAGAACTCTTCACACTCGAATTTGTGCTTGGCCACGTCAATTATTGGCTGTTCATCGTCCTGATGATGACAGGCTTTTATATCGTCGTGTCCCGCGGCAACTACGTTAAGAAAATCGTCGGCCTCAATATCTTTCAAGTGGCCGTTTTCATGCTCTACATCTCAATCGGCAAGGTCTCGGGTGGCACTGCGCCAATCTTCCCGACCAACAGCCAAGGCAAGATCAAAGTGGATCCAGAAATCGTCTACTCCAATCCATTGCCACATGTGCTGATCCTCACCGCGATTGTCGTGGGCGTGGCCACCACATCGCTCGGCCTTGCGCTGATTGTGCGCATCCGCGAAGAATACGACACCATCGAAGAAGACGATATCTTGGACATCGAAGCGGCCATGGCCACTGCCGAAAACGAAGAGCACGGCTCCGCAATGGGAGGCCGCGCATAA
- a CDS encoding monovalent cation/H+ antiporter subunit D family protein, giving the protein MASAAEVHHTALTLKDHLPILQVLIPFCTAPLIVFFGARSLAWPMAFIASVLSLVIATMLLIQVSDGSQISYHLGGWAPPVGIEYRVDAANAFVLFLIAATATVVLPFALKSVAHEIPRKNHTLFYACFMLCVTGLMGVVITGDAFNVFVFLEISSLSTYVLVSQGSHRDKRALTAAYDYLIMGTIGATFFVIGIGLLYMTTGTLNMADMADRLVGQGGNRTVQAAFAFIVVGMGLKVAMYPLHLWLPAAYNYAPSAVTTFLAATATKAAIYVILRFMFTVFQPDFVFDTQILIWIIGPLALLAMFAASLIAVFQTNFKRMLAYSSIAQIGYMMLGVAMFSTTGLTATMVHLFNHGITKAVLFMGVGALVLRAGTTFYDRIAGMGRVMPLTGAAIVVGGLSLIGVPGTAGFISKWVLVQAAFEQNLWWLALIIVASSLLAVLYVWRVVEALYLQAPHPDATHAEAPMLMVVPMWIAALACLYFGFDTDFILAAARTAAEGLMSGSAGMSEISSAAAAATDH; this is encoded by the coding sequence ATGGCCAGCGCAGCAGAGGTTCACCACACAGCGCTTACGCTCAAGGATCACTTGCCCATCCTGCAAGTGCTCATCCCCTTTTGCACGGCCCCCTTGATCGTGTTTTTTGGTGCAAGATCATTGGCTTGGCCCATGGCCTTCATCGCATCTGTGCTGTCACTTGTGATCGCAACGATGTTGCTGATCCAAGTCTCTGATGGCAGCCAAATCAGCTATCATTTGGGCGGGTGGGCGCCACCTGTCGGTATCGAATACCGTGTGGATGCAGCCAACGCCTTTGTTCTGTTTCTGATCGCGGCCACCGCCACAGTGGTGCTTCCGTTTGCGCTCAAATCCGTGGCGCATGAAATTCCACGCAAAAATCACACGCTGTTTTACGCCTGTTTCATGCTCTGCGTCACCGGCCTGATGGGCGTGGTGATTACGGGTGACGCATTCAACGTGTTCGTCTTCCTCGAAATCTCATCCCTGTCCACCTACGTTCTGGTGTCCCAAGGCTCGCACCGCGACAAACGCGCGCTGACGGCGGCCTATGATTACCTGATCATGGGCACCATCGGCGCCACGTTCTTTGTGATTGGTATCGGGCTGTTGTACATGACCACAGGCACGCTCAACATGGCCGATATGGCGGATCGATTGGTCGGGCAGGGTGGCAATCGCACGGTCCAAGCGGCCTTTGCCTTCATCGTTGTTGGAATGGGTCTAAAGGTGGCGATGTACCCGCTGCACCTTTGGTTGCCTGCGGCGTATAATTACGCCCCGTCTGCTGTCACTACATTCCTCGCGGCTACGGCAACGAAAGCAGCGATTTACGTGATCCTGCGCTTCATGTTCACTGTGTTCCAGCCTGATTTCGTGTTCGACACCCAGATCCTTATCTGGATCATCGGCCCGCTTGCACTCCTTGCGATGTTCGCCGCCAGCCTGATTGCGGTGTTTCAGACGAACTTTAAACGGATGCTGGCTTATTCTTCTATCGCCCAAATCGGCTATATGATGCTCGGCGTTGCCATGTTCTCCACGACTGGCCTCACCGCCACGATGGTGCATCTGTTCAACCACGGCATCACCAAGGCGGTTCTTTTTATGGGCGTTGGTGCATTGGTACTGCGTGCTGGCACAACCTTTTACGACCGCATCGCGGGCATGGGCCGCGTGATGCCGCTTACAGGCGCTGCAATCGTCGTAGGTGGGTTGTCCCTCATCGGTGTTCCAGGAACCGCTGGCTTCATCTCCAAATGGGTCCTTGTCCAAGCTGCCTTTGAACAAAATCTCTGGTGGCTTGCCTTGATTATCGTTGCCTCATCACTCCTCGCCGTTCTTTACGTTTGGCGCGTCGTCGAAGCACTCTATCTGCAAGCGCCGCATCCAGATGCTACCCATGCAGAAGCCCCGATGCTTATGGTCGTGCCCATGTGGATTGCCGCGCTTGCTTGCCTTTATTTCGGCTTTGACACAGACTTCATCCTTGCTGCGGCGCGCACCGCCGCCGAAGGCCTCATGTCTGGCTCCGCTGGCATGTCCGAAATCTCATCCGCAGCCGCCGCTGCGACAGATCATTAA
- a CDS encoding proton-conducting transporter membrane subunit, with protein MELSTLIFASLILPTLAMFTNLIFAKQANLRDTITFAAALATFAAVVAIALQVGNATTPQIALFEVFPNVPVAFNVEPLGLLFALVASGLWIVTHIYAIGYMRGNNEKHHARFFGCFAGAIAAALGIAWSSNMFTLFLYYEILTISTYPLVVHKGTPEAIRGARTYLGILLGTSIALQLTAVIWTYAVANTLDFQLGGILRDSTLAPALVPVLLALYAFGIGKAALMPFHRWLPAAMVAPTPVSALLHAVAVVKAGVFTMLKVGIYIFGIDFLSETGASEWLMWLAAYTIIASSVIAMQQDNLKKRLAYSTVSQLSYITLGMALATQMGALGGGLHIAMHAMGKITLFMCAGAIYVATHKTEISQMTGLGRTMPITFAAFGIGALSIIGLPPLGGSWSKWYLMVGAADAQQQIMIAVLMLSSLLNVAYLLPVIGRGFYRDDDANPYTGMREAPLFCWLPPALTAFGCLVLFFTAGHIIDFLMPITGGGS; from the coding sequence ATGGAACTATCAACCCTCATATTTGCCTCGCTGATCCTGCCAACGCTGGCCATGTTCACAAACCTGATCTTTGCGAAACAGGCCAATCTGCGCGACACGATCACCTTTGCTGCTGCCCTTGCAACATTCGCCGCCGTTGTCGCCATCGCCTTGCAGGTGGGGAACGCAACAACACCGCAAATCGCCCTGTTCGAAGTGTTCCCGAATGTTCCGGTGGCCTTCAACGTGGAACCCCTTGGCTTGTTGTTTGCACTCGTCGCTAGCGGCCTCTGGATCGTGACCCACATCTACGCTATCGGCTACATGCGCGGAAACAATGAAAAACATCACGCGCGTTTCTTCGGTTGTTTCGCAGGCGCAATCGCTGCCGCCCTCGGCATCGCGTGGTCGTCAAACATGTTCACGCTGTTCCTCTACTACGAAATTCTAACGATCAGCACCTATCCATTGGTGGTTCACAAAGGCACACCAGAGGCCATCCGCGGCGCGCGCACCTACCTCGGCATCTTGCTCGGCACGTCTATCGCCCTGCAACTCACCGCCGTGATCTGGACCTACGCCGTGGCCAATACGCTCGATTTCCAACTGGGCGGTATCCTGCGCGACAGCACACTCGCTCCCGCACTCGTCCCGGTCTTGCTCGCCCTTTACGCTTTTGGCATCGGCAAGGCTGCCCTCATGCCGTTCCACCGCTGGCTCCCTGCCGCGATGGTTGCCCCCACACCCGTCTCCGCTCTCCTTCACGCCGTAGCGGTCGTTAAAGCGGGCGTCTTTACGATGCTCAAAGTGGGCATCTATATCTTCGGCATCGACTTTCTGTCTGAAACAGGCGCATCCGAATGGCTCATGTGGCTCGCCGCGTACACCATAATCGCGTCGTCCGTCATTGCAATGCAGCAAGACAACCTCAAGAAACGCCTCGCCTATTCCACAGTGTCCCAGCTCAGCTACATCACTCTGGGCATGGCCCTTGCCACACAAATGGGTGCGCTCGGCGGTGGCCTCCACATTGCTATGCACGCCATGGGCAAAATCACACTCTTTATGTGCGCAGGGGCAATTTATGTGGCCACCCACAAAACCGAAATCAGCCAAATGACGGGCTTAGGGCGCACCATGCCCATCACCTTCGCCGCCTTCGGCATCGGCGCGCTCAGCATCATCGGGCTGCCACCGCTCGGTGGGTCATGGTCGAAATGGTATCTGATGGTTGGGGCCGCAGACGCGCAACAACAAATCATGATCGCCGTTTTGATGCTGTCGTCCTTGCTCAACGTGGCTTATCTGCTGCCCGTCATCGGCCGTGGCTTTTATCGCGATGATGACGCCAATCCTTATACGGGCATGCGAGAAGCGCCCCTGTTTTGTTGGCTCCCCCCAGCACTCACCGCTTTTGGTTGCCTCGTCCTGTTCTTCACGGCAGGCCACATTATCGACTTCCTGATGCCCATCACCGGAGGTGGATCATGA
- a CDS encoding Na(+)/H(+) antiporter subunit D: MIDVVPPFIVYILGAFVVANTPAGVLRSAVLCLIPLIGGALVWNLDIGVYGQINAYGLDLVLLRVDKLSIIFALIFSLAGFLAMLYAWHIKDTIQQVAALLYSGSAIGAVFAGDLITLFVFWEGTAIASVFLIWARRSEGAYHTGMRYLIMQIASGVILIAGTALHYRDTGSIAFDQMTLGSLGTWLIFLAFGIKCAFPLLHNWLQDAYPAATVTGTVVLSAFTTKLAVYALARTFPGTELLIYIGAVMTLFPIFYAVIENDLRRVLAYSLNNQLGFMVVGVGIGTELALNGTAAHAFAHILYKALLFMSVGAVLFRTGTAKGSDLGGLYKTMPLTMIFCVIGAASISAFPLFSGFVSKSLILSAAGKEHYWVIWAILLFASAGVFHHSGIKIPYFVFFAHDSGKRPKEAPWNMLLAMFITSALCIGIGSYPAPLYALLPYDIKYEPYTTSHVITQLQLLFFSALAFTVLMRTGIYPPELRSVNLDSDWTYRRAAPAFLRWLTWAVSSLWTGAKALGLKEFWRITEGLYKTHGPEGRMARVWPTGSMVLWLAVILAAALLVNFI, from the coding sequence ATGATTGATGTGGTCCCCCCGTTCATCGTCTACATCCTCGGCGCATTCGTCGTGGCCAACACGCCTGCTGGCGTGTTGCGTTCGGCTGTTCTCTGCTTGATCCCGCTGATCGGCGGTGCGTTGGTCTGGAACCTCGACATCGGCGTCTATGGCCAGATCAACGCCTATGGCCTCGATCTTGTCCTGCTGCGTGTCGATAAACTCTCTATCATCTTCGCGCTGATCTTCTCACTCGCGGGTTTCCTCGCCATGCTCTACGCGTGGCACATCAAGGACACGATCCAACAAGTCGCAGCCCTGTTATACTCAGGCTCCGCCATCGGCGCCGTCTTCGCAGGCGACCTCATCACGCTGTTTGTGTTCTGGGAAGGCACAGCCATCGCCAGCGTTTTCCTGATCTGGGCACGGCGTTCAGAAGGGGCCTATCACACGGGCATGCGCTACCTGATTATGCAGATCGCCTCTGGCGTGATCCTGATTGCAGGCACGGCGCTGCATTACCGCGACACAGGTTCCATCGCGTTCGATCAAATGACCCTCGGCTCGCTTGGTACATGGCTGATTTTCCTCGCCTTCGGCATCAAATGCGCCTTTCCACTGCTGCATAACTGGCTCCAAGACGCATACCCAGCCGCCACCGTCACAGGCACCGTGGTCCTCTCGGCCTTCACCACCAAACTCGCCGTCTACGCCCTCGCGCGCACTTTCCCAGGTACGGAACTCCTGATCTACATCGGCGCGGTGATGACTCTCTTCCCGATCTTCTACGCGGTTATCGAAAACGACCTGCGCCGCGTCCTAGCCTATTCCCTCAACAACCAACTCGGTTTCATGGTCGTCGGCGTCGGCATCGGCACCGAACTCGCGCTCAACGGCACCGCCGCCCACGCCTTCGCACATATCCTTTACAAAGCGCTCCTCTTCATGTCTGTCGGCGCAGTCCTGTTCCGCACAGGCACCGCCAAAGGCTCCGACCTCGGAGGCCTTTACAAAACCATGCCGCTCACCATGATTTTCTGCGTCATTGGCGCGGCTTCGATCTCGGCCTTCCCGCTCTTCTCGGGCTTCGTCTCCAAATCCCTGATCCTGTCCGCCGCAGGCAAGGAACACTACTGGGTCATCTGGGCCATTCTGCTGTTCGCCTCCGCAGGGGTGTTCCACCACTCTGGCATCAAGATCCCGTATTTCGTCTTTTTTGCGCATGACAGCGGCAAGCGCCCGAAAGAGGCCCCGTGGAACATGCTCCTCGCCATGTTCATCACATCCGCGCTGTGTATCGGCATCGGCTCATACCCCGCACCGCTCTACGCGCTGCTGCCGTACGACATCAAATACGAACCCTACACCACCAGCCACGTGATCACCCAGTTGCAACTGCTGTTCTTCTCGGCCCTTGCGTTCACAGTCCTCATGCGCACAGGCATCTACCCGCCAGAACTGCGCTCCGTGAACCTAGACAGCGACTGGACCTACCGCCGCGCCGCGCCTGCGTTTTTGCGCTGGCTCACATGGGCGGTATCCTCGCTCTGGACTGGCGCAAAGGCTCTCGGCCTCAAAGAGTTCTGGCGCATCACCGAAGGCCTCTACAAAACCCACGGCCCCGAAGGCCGCATGGCCCGCGTCTGGCCGACGGGGAGTATGGTGCTGTGGCTGGCGGTGATACTAGCTGCAGCGTTGTTGGTGAATTTTATTTGA
- a CDS encoding PLP-dependent aminotransferase family protein produces MNWQDIFATRMGRMKASEIRELLKLLDQPDIISFAGGIPDPALFPQAEFKAALNDIFASGQGTDALQYSVSEGYKPLRDWIATQMAALGIPCGADNILITSGSQQALDYLGKLMLSKNDTALVNWPTYLGALGAFNAYEPQFDQISANSNRSATDYVQTAASHGGQAKFAYMSVDFANPTGETMDRRARLSMLDLANELDIAIVEDAAYQSLRYDGEAIPPILALEIERTGSIEDCRTIYCGSFSKTLAPGLRVGWVCAAKSVIQPLVLMKQAADLHSSTINQIAIHKVASTGFDAQIEKIRATYSQRRDHMLNALTTHMPKGVTWTKPEGGMFIWVTLPPHLDGAKLLAQSLKTQKVAFVPGRAFFADGSSGNTLRLSFSCADEDTINTGINRLGQLLQSVV; encoded by the coding sequence ATGAACTGGCAAGACATCTTCGCAACCCGCATGGGCCGCATGAAGGCCTCCGAAATCCGCGAGCTTCTCAAGCTCCTCGACCAACCAGACATCATCTCCTTCGCAGGCGGCATCCCCGATCCCGCGCTTTTCCCACAGGCCGAATTCAAAGCCGCGCTCAACGACATATTCGCAAGCGGGCAGGGCACCGACGCCCTGCAATACTCCGTGTCTGAGGGCTACAAACCCTTGCGCGACTGGATCGCCACCCAAATGGCCGCCCTTGGTATCCCGTGCGGCGCGGACAACATCCTCATCACCTCAGGCTCTCAACAGGCGCTCGATTACTTGGGCAAACTCATGCTCTCCAAAAACGACACCGCCCTCGTAAACTGGCCCACTTACCTCGGCGCACTTGGCGCATTCAACGCCTACGAGCCGCAGTTTGACCAGATCAGCGCCAACTCCAACCGCTCCGCCACCGACTACGTCCAAACCGCCGCCTCTCACGGCGGCCAAGCCAAGTTTGCCTATATGTCCGTCGATTTCGCCAACCCCACGGGTGAAACCATGGACCGCCGCGCGCGCCTCTCCATGCTCGACCTTGCCAATGAGTTGGACATCGCCATCGTCGAGGACGCCGCCTACCAATCCCTGCGCTATGATGGTGAGGCAATCCCCCCAATCCTCGCCCTCGAAATCGAACGCACAGGCAGCATTGAAGACTGCCGCACCATCTATTGCGGCAGCTTCTCCAAAACCCTCGCCCCAGGCTTGCGCGTCGGCTGGGTCTGCGCCGCGAAATCTGTGATCCAACCGCTTGTCCTGATGAAACAGGCCGCCGATCTGCATTCCTCCACCATCAACCAAATCGCAATCCATAAGGTGGCGAGTACAGGATTCGACGCCCAAATCGAAAAAATCCGCGCCACCTACAGCCAACGCCGCGACCACATGCTTAACGCGTTAACAACCCACATGCCCAAAGGCGTTACATGGACCAAACCCGAAGGTGGCATGTTCATCTGGGTGACACTGCCGCCGCACCTCGATGGCGCAAAGCTGCTCGCACAATCTCTTAAAACCCAAAAAGTCGCCTTCGTCCCCGGCCGCGCCTTCTTCGCAGACGGCTCGAGCGGCAACACCCTGCGCCTCAGCTTTTCTTGCGCGGATGAAGACACAATTAACACAGGCATCAACCGCCTTGGCCAGTTGTTGCAGTCTGTCGTCTAA
- a CDS encoding permease, whose product MVDHTVDVEGRGWKIDRVWLMIGAMLLGVAALVPAELVGVVTATGKALGSTGIFIGFAVFMVAYLKATGAEGIVAEAFKGSPVRMVILASMVGGLAPFCSCEVIPFVAALLAMGVPLAAVMAFWLASPIMDPPMFIITSSALGVDFAVAKTIATVGFGLLGGFSVMALGRTALFANPLREDANAGGCGCGTNPFTGKPVWAFWSESERVQTFLSTAWQNAFFLFKWLTLAYVVESLMVRFAPAEWIASVLGGEGLGPIVLGALVGGPAYLNGYAAAPLVAGLVEQGMSQGAAMSFMLAGSVSCIPAAIAVWALVKPRVFLAYLSLGFIGALVAGLSWAAWA is encoded by the coding sequence ATGGTTGATCATACGGTAGATGTTGAAGGGCGCGGTTGGAAGATCGACCGTGTTTGGTTGATGATTGGCGCGATGCTGTTGGGCGTGGCGGCGCTGGTGCCTGCGGAGCTAGTGGGTGTGGTAACGGCCACAGGTAAGGCGCTGGGGTCCACAGGGATATTTATTGGCTTTGCGGTGTTTATGGTCGCTTATCTTAAGGCGACAGGGGCCGAAGGGATTGTGGCAGAGGCGTTTAAAGGCTCGCCTGTGCGCATGGTGATTTTGGCGTCGATGGTTGGGGGGCTCGCACCGTTTTGCAGTTGTGAAGTGATCCCCTTTGTGGCCGCATTGTTGGCGATGGGGGTTCCATTGGCCGCCGTAATGGCGTTTTGGCTGGCGTCCCCCATTATGGACCCGCCGATGTTTATCATTACGTCAAGCGCTCTCGGTGTGGATTTCGCGGTGGCAAAAACCATTGCAACGGTGGGGTTTGGATTGCTTGGCGGGTTTAGCGTTATGGCGCTGGGGCGGACCGCGTTGTTTGCGAACCCGCTGCGCGAGGATGCCAATGCGGGGGGCTGTGGGTGTGGCACGAACCCGTTCACGGGCAAACCTGTTTGGGCATTCTGGAGCGAGAGTGAACGGGTGCAGACATTTCTGAGCACCGCGTGGCAAAATGCGTTTTTCTTGTTTAAATGGCTTACCTTAGCCTATGTTGTTGAATCGCTGATGGTTCGATTTGCCCCTGCGGAATGGATCGCAAGTGTGCTGGGGGGAGAAGGGCTCGGCCCGATTGTTCTGGGGGCGTTGGTCGGTGGACCTGCGTATCTGAACGGCTATGCTGCGGCGCCGCTGGTGGCTGGTCTGGTTGAGCAAGGGATGAGCCAAGGAGCGGCGATGTCGTTTATGCTGGCGGGCTCTGTGAGCTGTATCCCTGCGGCAATTGCGGTCTGGGCGCTGGTGAAACCGAGGGTGTTTCTGGCCTATCTAAGCCTTGGGTTTATCGGGGCGTTGGTGGCTGGGCTAAGCTGGGCGGCTTGGGCGTAA
- a CDS encoding metalloregulator ArsR/SmtB family transcription factor yields MKQDSNMDISLEDAAQAFAALGSEQRLSVLQTLVRAGTKGLSMGELGKRTGVPGSTLNHHLRFLVHAGLVEQKKEGRSIICSSVAYDMTTALSNFILKNCCADAPDTEHSHG; encoded by the coding sequence ATGAAACAGGATTCGAACATGGACATTAGTCTGGAAGACGCCGCGCAAGCCTTTGCTGCGCTTGGATCAGAGCAACGCTTGAGCGTGCTGCAAACGCTGGTGCGGGCGGGCACGAAGGGGCTGTCGATGGGGGAGTTGGGCAAACGCACAGGTGTGCCTGGCTCCACGTTGAACCATCACCTGCGGTTTTTGGTCCATGCGGGGCTGGTGGAACAGAAAAAGGAAGGGCGCAGCATTATTTGTTCGTCCGTTGCTTATGACATGACCACGGCCCTGTCGAATTTTATCTTGAAAAACTGTTGCGCTGACGCGCCTGATACGGAGCATTCTCATGGTTGA
- a CDS encoding uracil-DNA glycosylase family protein has product MSRFADHIANIRACRLCADRFAQTHTAHEPRPVAWLSQTAKLMIIGQAPGARVHDSGRPFTDPSGDRLRDWLGVDEHTFYDQSKLAIFPMAFCFPGYNAKGSDLPPPKICAQTWRETTLQMMPQVELTLLIGGYAQTWHLKTKNVTQTVQNWRDYGPNVIPLPHPSWRNTGWIKKNPWFETDLLPHLKSRIEALI; this is encoded by the coding sequence ATGTCTCGTTTTGCAGATCATATCGCCAATATTCGGGCTTGTCGGCTGTGCGCAGATCGCTTTGCGCAAACCCACACCGCGCATGAACCGCGCCCCGTTGCATGGCTCTCTCAAACTGCCAAACTCATGATCATCGGCCAAGCCCCCGGCGCGCGCGTCCACGACTCTGGTCGCCCCTTCACTGATCCGTCAGGGGACCGCTTGCGCGATTGGTTGGGGGTGGATGAACACACATTCTACGACCAATCCAAACTTGCCATTTTTCCCATGGCCTTTTGTTTTCCGGGATACAACGCCAAAGGTTCCGATCTACCACCACCAAAAATCTGCGCCCAAACATGGCGTGAGACCACACTGCAAATGATGCCGCAGGTTGAACTCACGCTACTGATCGGCGGTTATGCCCAAACATGGCACCTTAAAACCAAAAACGTCACCCAGACCGTGCAGAACTGGCGCGACTACGGCCCAAATGTCATTCCACTGCCACATCCCAGCTGGCGCAACACGGGTTGGATCAAGAAAAACCCATGGTTTGAAACCGATCTTCTGCCCCACCTTAAATCCAGAATAGAAGCCCTGATATGA